In Mongoliitalea daihaiensis, one DNA window encodes the following:
- a CDS encoding vanadium-dependent haloperoxidase, with protein MRVIVKNSVILLFLSLIVACKSSDTYKNTLADGELLIAAQLQLTDVIIHDIFSPPVASRIYAYSSIAAFEVAALADPSYQSFGGQLRGFELTGYDVPAEVDFSLAALAAYYKVSTALIFSEDMMDTHRDGVFATLRKQGMPKKLFENSVALGHAVADHVIAYSKTDNYHESRSFEKYSISNDPHSWQPTPPHYMEGIEPHWNKIRTLVIEKPDQFISEPATPFSTEPGTQFYEEAMEVFTVTQSMTQEQKDIAYFWDCNPYKVNIKGHVMFAEKKITPGGHWMGIASIASKTAGQDWKGMAETLAYTSIALFDAFIACWDEKYRSVLIRPETYINKYIDEDWLPLLQTPPFPEYTSGHSVASNAAAEALTKLFGEPFHFVDSTEVAYGLPIREFDSFRHAADEAAISRLYGGIHYMPAIVHGSTKGKKLGEYIKNQVETRSGLAENVEVVGK; from the coding sequence ATGAGAGTAATAGTAAAAAATAGTGTAATCCTCCTTTTTCTGAGTTTAATAGTGGCTTGCAAGAGTTCGGATACCTATAAAAACACACTGGCAGATGGAGAGTTGCTTATCGCAGCCCAACTCCAATTAACTGATGTGATTATCCATGATATTTTTTCTCCTCCTGTGGCAAGTCGAATTTATGCATACTCATCCATTGCCGCGTTTGAAGTTGCAGCCTTGGCTGATCCTTCTTATCAAAGTTTTGGAGGTCAATTGAGGGGATTTGAACTTACAGGTTATGATGTGCCTGCTGAAGTGGATTTTTCATTGGCTGCATTGGCAGCCTATTATAAGGTGTCAACGGCTTTAATTTTTAGTGAAGATATGATGGATACCCATAGAGATGGGGTGTTTGCCACCCTTCGAAAGCAGGGTATGCCAAAGAAATTATTTGAAAATTCGGTAGCGTTAGGCCATGCGGTGGCAGATCATGTAATTGCGTATTCTAAAACGGATAATTACCATGAAAGCCGGTCTTTTGAGAAATACAGTATTTCCAATGATCCACACTCTTGGCAGCCAACACCTCCGCATTACATGGAAGGAATCGAACCACATTGGAATAAAATTCGAACGTTGGTGATAGAAAAACCTGATCAGTTTATCTCCGAACCCGCAACTCCTTTTTCTACAGAGCCTGGAACTCAATTTTATGAAGAAGCTATGGAGGTGTTTACAGTGACGCAATCGATGACCCAAGAGCAAAAGGATATCGCCTATTTCTGGGATTGTAATCCTTACAAAGTGAATATCAAAGGGCACGTGATGTTTGCTGAGAAGAAAATCACTCCAGGAGGACATTGGATGGGGATTGCTTCTATTGCCAGTAAAACAGCAGGTCAGGACTGGAAAGGAATGGCTGAGACTTTAGCGTATACCTCCATAGCGCTCTTTGATGCCTTTATTGCTTGTTGGGATGAAAAGTATCGTTCTGTATTGATCCGTCCGGAGACGTATATCAACAAATACATTGATGAGGATTGGCTGCCTTTGCTACAAACTCCGCCTTTTCCTGAATATACCTCCGGTCACAGTGTGGCTTCCAATGCGGCTGCTGAAGCGCTAACCAAACTTTTTGGAGAGCCCTTTCACTTTGTAGATTCTACCGAAGTGGCTTATGGATTACCAATTCGTGAATTTGATTCTTTCCGTCATGCAGCAGACGAAGCAGCCATCAGCAGATTGTACGGAGGGATTCACTACATGCCAGCGATTGTACATGGGTCTACTAAAGGGAAAAAACTAGGAGAGTATATTAAAAACCAAGTGGAAACCAGGAGTGGGCTTGCGGAAAACGTGGAAGTCGTTGGGAAATGA
- the rsmG gene encoding 16S rRNA (guanine(527)-N(7))-methyltransferase RsmG has product MELIKNYFPELTEAQLEKFERLGPLYEEWNEKINVISRKDMEHFYERHVLHSLAIAKVMKFEPGTKILDIGTGGGFPGIPLAIMFPDCHFHLVDSIGKKITVVKEVARALKLSNVEAQQVRVETLVRKYDFIMSRAVTRFSNMLPWVKGKFRKEDFNEFPNGLFLLKGGDVDEEMEEREVSYVTYHIDDYFKSEFFETKKVVFVPWEGKR; this is encoded by the coding sequence ATGGAGTTAATAAAAAACTATTTTCCGGAACTTACGGAGGCGCAATTAGAGAAATTTGAGCGGTTGGGACCTCTTTATGAAGAGTGGAATGAAAAGATCAATGTGATCAGCCGTAAGGATATGGAGCATTTTTATGAGCGCCATGTATTGCATTCTCTAGCGATTGCCAAGGTGATGAAGTTTGAGCCAGGGACTAAAATACTGGACATAGGAACCGGTGGAGGTTTTCCTGGAATTCCTTTGGCTATTATGTTTCCGGACTGCCATTTTCACTTAGTTGACTCCATTGGAAAAAAAATCACCGTAGTCAAAGAAGTTGCTAGGGCCTTGAAACTTTCTAATGTGGAAGCACAACAAGTGAGAGTGGAGACATTGGTTAGAAAATACGATTTTATAATGAGTAGAGCAGTTACCCGCTTTAGTAATATGCTTCCTTGGGTCAAAGGGAAGTTTAGAAAAGAAGATTTCAATGAGTTTCCTAATGGTCTTTTTTTACTCAAAGGTGGAGATGTAGATGAAGAAATGGAAGAAAGAGAGGTATCTTACGTAACCTACCACATCGACGACTATTTCAAGAGCGAATTTTTCGAAACCAAAAAGGTGGTCTTTGTTCCTTGGGAAGGGAAGAGGTAG
- the rpsA gene encoding 30S ribosomal protein S1, with product MSNQKEFNWEDFDTKGFGEGYSKDKRAEMEALYAGTLNEITEKEVIKGTVVGINDKDVIINIGFKSDGLVPRTEFRDLPDLKIGDEVELFIEEQENALGQLVLSRKKAKMVRAWQDIEDAFANDSVIEGLVKRRTKGGLIVDIYGVEAFLPGSQIDVKPIRDFDIYVGKMMEVKVVKINHSNDNVVVSHKVLIEKDLEKQKAEILNNLEKGQVLEGVIKNMTNFGVFIDLGGVDGLLHITDISWGRINHPEEVLNLDDKVQIVVLDFDDDKKRISLGMKQLTAHPWDALSAELEVGSRVKGKIVNVADYGAFLELAAGVEGLIHVSEMSWSQHLRNPADFVQVGDEIEAVVLTMDKDDRKMSLGIKQLTEDPWTKGDMAAKYAVGTKHKGVVRNLTGFGLFLELEEGIDGLVHVSDLSWTKKIKHPSEFVKVGDELDVAVLELDVDNRRLALGHKQLEENPWDTFETVFPVGSVHKCTVVSKNDKGAVLELPYGLEGFATSKNLEKEDGSSVEVGEALDFRVTEFSKDDKRIVLSHTATFKEEAKAAAAPKKAKKQADAPTTAANPAEKSTFGDIDALAELKEKMEGGKK from the coding sequence ATGTCTAATCAAAAAGAATTTAACTGGGAAGATTTCGACACCAAAGGTTTTGGAGAAGGTTATTCCAAAGACAAAAGAGCTGAAATGGAAGCTCTTTACGCTGGAACGTTGAATGAAATCACAGAAAAAGAAGTAATTAAAGGTACCGTAGTAGGTATCAATGACAAGGATGTGATCATCAACATTGGATTTAAGTCGGATGGTTTGGTTCCTAGAACGGAATTCAGAGACTTACCTGATTTGAAAATCGGTGATGAAGTTGAATTGTTCATCGAAGAGCAGGAAAATGCACTTGGACAATTGGTACTTTCCAGAAAGAAAGCCAAAATGGTAAGAGCTTGGCAGGACATTGAAGATGCGTTTGCGAATGACAGCGTAATCGAAGGTCTTGTGAAGAGAAGAACCAAAGGTGGTTTGATCGTAGATATCTACGGTGTAGAAGCCTTCTTGCCAGGTTCTCAAATCGACGTGAAGCCTATTAGAGATTTCGATATCTATGTAGGTAAAATGATGGAAGTAAAAGTGGTAAAAATCAACCACAGCAATGATAACGTAGTTGTTTCTCACAAAGTATTGATTGAGAAAGATCTAGAGAAGCAAAAAGCTGAAATCTTGAACAACCTTGAGAAAGGTCAGGTATTGGAAGGTGTGATCAAAAACATGACCAACTTCGGTGTATTCATCGACTTGGGTGGTGTAGATGGTCTATTGCACATCACTGATATCTCTTGGGGTCGAATCAACCATCCAGAGGAAGTATTGAACTTGGATGACAAAGTACAGATTGTAGTTCTTGACTTTGACGATGATAAGAAGAGAATTTCTTTGGGTATGAAGCAGTTGACCGCTCATCCTTGGGATGCCCTTTCTGCTGAGTTAGAAGTTGGTTCAAGAGTGAAAGGGAAGATCGTCAATGTTGCTGATTACGGAGCATTCCTAGAGTTAGCTGCTGGCGTTGAAGGTTTGATTCACGTATCTGAAATGAGCTGGTCTCAGCACTTGAGAAATCCTGCTGATTTCGTACAGGTAGGTGATGAGATCGAAGCTGTGGTTTTGACCATGGATAAGGATGATAGAAAAATGTCTTTGGGTATCAAGCAATTGACTGAAGATCCTTGGACAAAAGGTGACATGGCTGCTAAATATGCAGTGGGCACTAAGCATAAAGGTGTGGTAAGAAACTTGACTGGTTTCGGATTATTCTTAGAATTGGAAGAAGGTATTGATGGCCTAGTTCACGTATCTGATCTTTCTTGGACAAAGAAAATCAAGCACCCATCTGAGTTTGTAAAAGTAGGTGATGAATTGGATGTGGCTGTGTTAGAATTGGATGTAGACAACAGAAGATTGGCACTTGGTCACAAGCAGTTGGAAGAAAATCCTTGGGATACCTTCGAAACAGTATTCCCTGTAGGTTCGGTGCACAAGTGTACAGTTGTTTCTAAGAATGACAAAGGTGCAGTATTGGAGTTGCCTTACGGTTTGGAAGGATTTGCTACTTCTAAAAACTTGGAGAAAGAAGATGGTTCATCTGTAGAAGTAGGTGAGGCGTTGGATTTCAGAGTAACTGAGTTCTCTAAGGACGATAAGAGAATTGTTCTTTCCCATACTGCTACTTTCAAAGAAGAAGCTAAAGCTGCTGCTGCTCCTAAGAAAGCGAAGAAGCAAGCAGATGCTCCTACAACTGCTGCTAATCCAGCTGAGAAGTCTACCTTCGGTGACATCGATGCATTAGCTGAGTTGAAAGAGAAGATGGAAGGCGGAAAAAAATAA